In a single window of the Lagenorhynchus albirostris chromosome 19, mLagAlb1.1, whole genome shotgun sequence genome:
- the PDCD5 gene encoding programmed cell death protein 5: MAEEELEALRKHRLAELQAKHGDPGDVAQQEAKQREAEMRNSILAQVLDQSARARLSNLALVKPEKTKAVENYLIQMARYGQLSGKVSEQGLIEILEKVSQQTEKKTTVKFSRRKVMDSDEDDDY, from the exons ATGGCGGAGGAGGAGCTCGAGGCGCTGAGGAAGCACAGGTTGGCCGAGCTACAGGCCAAGCACGGG GACCCTGGCGATGTAGCACAACAGGAAGCGAAGCAAAG GGAAGCAGAAATGAGGAACAGTATCTTAGCCCAAGTTCTGGATCAGTCAGCCCGGGCCCGAT taagTAACTTAGCACTTGTAAAGcctgagaaaactaaagcagTAGAGAATTACCTTATACAGATGGCACGGTATGGACAACTAAGTGGGAAG GTATCAGAACAAGGTTTAATAGAAATCCTCGAAAAAGTAAgccaacaaacagaaaagaaaacaacagttaAA TTCAGCAGAAGAAAAGTAATGGACTCTGATGAAGATGACGATTATTGA